A window from Sus scrofa isolate TJ Tabasco breed Duroc chromosome 2, Sscrofa11.1, whole genome shotgun sequence encodes these proteins:
- the TICAM2 gene encoding TIR domain-containing adapter molecule 2 isoform X1: MGIGKSKTDPCLLSLSWSKSHGVDTSQKPHETDCTISEEIPLHGGEDVACSSSAEMPTGEQEGADGVEEMPEEEAEEEVFLKFVILHAEDDTDEALRVQNLLQNDFGIKPGIIFAEMPCGRQHLQNLDDAVNGSAWTILLLTENFLRDTWCKFQFYTSLMNSVNRQHKYNSVIPMRPLNNPLPREKTPFALRTINALEEESRGFPTQVERIFQESVYQIQQAIWKETRNLVQRQLIA, encoded by the coding sequence ATGGGTATCGGGAAGTCTAAGACAGATCcctgccttctttctctctcttggagTAAAAGCCACGGTGTGGATACAAGTCAAAAACCTCACGAGACAGATTGCACGATATCTGAGGAAATCCCCCTGCATGGTGGCGAAGATGTTGCATGTAGCAGTTCAGCAGAGATGCCAacaggagagcaggagggagctGACGGAGTGGAAGAGATGCCTGAAGAGGAAGCAGAAGAAGAGGTGTTCCTCAAATTTGTGATACTACACGCAGAAGATGACACAGATGAAGCCCTCAGAGTCCAGAATCTGCTGCAAAATGACTTCGGGATCAAACCTGGAATAATCTTTGCTGAGATGCCGTGTGGCAGACAGCATTTACAGAATTTAGACGATGCTGTCAATGGCTCTGCCTGGACAATCTTGCTATTGACTGAAAACTTTCTAAGAGACACCTGGTGTAAGTTCCAGTTCTATACATCTCTCATGAACTCCGTGAACAGACAGCACAAATACAACTCTGTCATCCCCATGCGGCCCCTGAACAACCCCCTGCCCCGAGAAAAGACCCCCTTTGCTCTGCGAACCATCAACGCCCTGGAGGAAGAAAGTCGTGGCTTTCCTACACAAGTGGAAAGGATTTTTCAGGAGTCTGTGTATCAGATACAACAGGCTATATGGAAAGAGACCAGAAATCTGGTACAAAGACAATTGATTGCCTGA